TGAATCTTTGAATCCTCAAGCCAATCCGAACCGGAACGGCCGTTAACTGCTAGGGAGGCATTTGATATTTCCATGGATGGTCATGATCCACAGGAACTTCAAGAAATGGGAGCGGCCATCCGGGCGCTCCTCAAGGAAAAGAAGGGTATTCTTTTAGCACACAATTACCAGCGGCCGGAAGTGCAGGACCTGGCCGATCTCTGTGGGGATTCCCTGGAATTGTCCATTCGGGCGAGCCGGACCGATGCCGAGGTCATCGTTTTTTGCGGCGTCCATTTCATGGCGGAGACGGCCGCCATCCTTTCCCCGGAAAAAAGGGTTCTGCTTCCCGTAGTGAGCGCCGGATGTCCCATGGCGGACATGTTGGGGGCCGATGAGTTACGGGAAAAGAAGCGGGAAATGCCTGGGGCCGTGGTGGTCTCTTATGTGAACACGACGGCCGAGGTTAAGGCGGAGAGCGATATATGCTGTACCTCGGCTAATGCTGTTCAGGTGATCCGATCCATTGATTCGGACAAAGAGATCCTTATGACTCCGGACAAAAACCTGGCCCTTTACACCATGAAACAGACCGGAAGGGCCATTCACTACTGGGAGGGATATTGCCCTATCCACAATAACCTCCGGGCGGATAAGGTTCTGGAAGTCAAAGCAGCCCATCCCGGGGCCTTGTTTATGGCCCATCCCGAATGTCCGCCCGAGGTTCTTGAAATAGCGGATCTTGTAAAGAGCACCTCAGGGATGATAGCCTTTGCCGCTGAATCGGATCACGAAGAATTCATCATCGGGACGGAGACAGGCATCCTCCATCCCCTTTCCAAGGCCAATCCCGGAAAGACCTTCATCCCCGCAGACCCTGCGATGGTCTGCAAGGACATGAAAAAGACAGGATTGAAGGAGATCTATGAGGCCTTAAAAAGCCTCCAACCCGTGGTGACCGTACCCGAGGAGATCCGGGTGAAGGCGAAGGGTGCAGTGGAACGGATGTTGGCTGTACCTCGCGGATGAAAGGGTTTCCGCAGGAGAGGTATGTACCCTAAATCAAAAAAAGTCCAAAGCAGCCTGGAATACCTCCGGAAGCTCTTCATCATGCCGGACAAGCCGGACAAGTTCATCGAGTTCGGCCACGACCTCCTGGAGATGATCCACGATTTCTTCGCTGAGAAAGGGGGGATTCACAGCAGCATCACCCTCCCGGAACTCAGTGAGATCTTCAGCCAACTATCCATGCCCGAAGGCCCCCACCTCATCAAGGATGTTTTGGCAGAGATCAAGGGGAAGGTCACCGCCCACTCGGTGAAGGTCGGAAGTCCTTACTACATTGGACATATGACGAGCGCCATCCCCTACTTCATGATCCTGCTAGAGATGATCATCGCCGCCCTGAATCAGAATCAGGTCAAGATCGAGACGGCCAAGGCCTCCAGCTTCGTGGAAAGGGAACTCCTGGCCTGGTTTCACCGTCTGGTCTACAATCGAACGGAAAGGTTTTACAGGAAAAACATACAGAATCCCCGGGTCGCCTTGGGAAACGTGACCGCAGACGGCACCATCGGGAACCTCACTGCTCTTCTCATCGCAAGGGAAAAGGCCTTTCCTCCTGACGGCCGCTTCACGGGTTGCCGTATGGCGGGCATGGCCAAGGCCCTCAAGCATTACGGATACGAGAGGGGAGTCATTCTCGTCTCCGCCCGGGGCCATTACTCCATCCGAAAGTCTGCAAATGTCCTCGGCCTGGGAGAAGAAAACGTGTTGCCGGTTCCTGTTGACCATTTCAACCGGGTGGACCTGCGGAGCCTCAGGCGGAGAATCCGGAATCTCGAAGCCAGGGAAGGACGGACAAAGATAATTGCTATCGTGGGCATCGCCGGGACCACGGAGACGGGCAACATCGACAACCTCCAGAAGTTGGGTGAGATCGCGAGAGAGGTAGGGGCCCACTTTCATGTGGATGCCTGTTGGGGCGGTTCAGCCCTTCTGGTTGATGAATACCGGCCGATATTCAAGGGAATCGAGACATCAGACTCAGTCACCATCGACGCCCACAAGCTTCTCTATTGCCCCATGACCATGGGCATGGTGCTTTTCAGGAGCGAGAAAGACCTCAACTACATCAGGCAGAGTTCGAATTACGTGATCCGCAGGAATTCCGTCGATATGGGCCGTTTC
This genomic interval from Deltaproteobacteria bacterium contains the following:
- the nadA gene encoding quinolinate synthase NadA; the protein is MGAAIRALLKEKKGILLAHNYQRPEVQDLADLCGDSLELSIRASRTDAEVIVFCGVHFMAETAAILSPEKRVLLPVVSAGCPMADMLGADELREKKREMPGAVVVSYVNTTAEVKAESDICCTSANAVQVIRSIDSDKEILMTPDKNLALYTMKQTGRAIHYWEGYCPIHNNLRADKVLEVKAAHPGALFMAHPECPPEVLEIADLVKSTSGMIAFAAESDHEEFIIGTETGILHPLSKANPGKTFIPADPAMVCKDMKKTGLKEIYEALKSLQPVVTVPEEIRVKAKGAVERMLAVPRG
- a CDS encoding aminotransferase class V-fold PLP-dependent enzyme, whose protein sequence is MYPKSKKVQSSLEYLRKLFIMPDKPDKFIEFGHDLLEMIHDFFAEKGGIHSSITLPELSEIFSQLSMPEGPHLIKDVLAEIKGKVTAHSVKVGSPYYIGHMTSAIPYFMILLEMIIAALNQNQVKIETAKASSFVERELLAWFHRLVYNRTERFYRKNIQNPRVALGNVTADGTIGNLTALLIAREKAFPPDGRFTGCRMAGMAKALKHYGYERGVILVSARGHYSIRKSANVLGLGEENVLPVPVDHFNRVDLRSLRRRIRNLEAREGRTKIIAIVGIAGTTETGNIDNLQKLGEIAREVGAHFHVDACWGGSALLVDEYRPIFKGIETSDSVTIDAHKLLYCPMTMGMVLFRSEKDLNYIRQSSNYVIRRNSVDMGRFTLEGSRPFASLKPWAALKIIGRDGYRLLFRSARENTDTLKEILERWGNFEILNRPELFILNYRFIPHSVQTRIREWNEVSIEKKKSDDREAVKEVEKNIRKVNHLINGLNIKLHKALRMDDTTFVSRTTLESTPYRPQKIVVLRAVLMNPLTNPSILEEIVDTQNRIGLELWREFDPAFKRLLAGARSLPSELAMGRGC